The Campylobacter concisus genome has a window encoding:
- a CDS encoding bifunctional 2-C-methyl-D-erythritol 4-phosphate cytidylyltransferase/2-C-methyl-D-erythritol 2,4-cyclodiphosphate synthase encodes MLDISLIMLGAGNSSRFELPVKKQWLRIGSDPLWLFATKNLSNFYTFKEIIVVSKECKYMSKFAPNYKFVDGGETRQDSLKNALELVSSEFVLVSDIARPCISSELFHKIIEAAAQADCVVPALKIADTAYLGENAIDREKVKLIQTPQLSRTALLKKALSSGEIYTDDSSAMRAIGASVWHILGDEMARKITFKEDLAKISALKAPENELFVGSGFDVHEFEKGRPLVLCGEKIDYEFGLKAHSDGDVALHALTDAILGAAGLGDIGELFPDTDDKFKDISSIYLLQEAYKRVQSVGFVLTNADITIMAQKPKISRLKSKMEANIAQALNLSQSRINVKATTTEGLGFVGRCEGIAVMASASLKFYNWTQI; translated from the coding sequence TTGCTTGATATCTCACTTATAATGCTAGGAGCAGGAAATTCCAGTCGTTTTGAGCTACCTGTAAAGAAGCAATGGCTTCGTATAGGTAGCGACCCACTTTGGCTATTTGCCACTAAAAATTTGAGTAACTTTTACACATTTAAAGAGATCATCGTCGTTAGTAAAGAGTGCAAATATATGTCTAAATTTGCTCCAAATTATAAATTTGTTGATGGCGGCGAGACAAGGCAAGATAGTCTAAAAAATGCACTTGAGCTAGTAAGTAGCGAATTTGTCCTAGTTAGCGACATCGCGCGCCCTTGCATATCAAGCGAGCTCTTTCACAAGATCATCGAGGCGGCCGCTCAGGCTGACTGCGTGGTGCCTGCGCTAAAGATCGCAGACACTGCCTATCTTGGCGAAAATGCGATCGATAGAGAAAAGGTAAAACTTATCCAAACGCCGCAGCTCTCGCGCACAGCACTTCTTAAAAAAGCTCTTAGTAGCGGTGAAATTTACACAGATGATAGCTCGGCTATGAGAGCTATAGGCGCAAGCGTTTGGCACATTTTGGGCGATGAGATGGCTAGAAAGATCACTTTTAAAGAGGACCTAGCTAAAATTTCAGCCCTAAAAGCACCAGAAAATGAGCTCTTTGTAGGTAGCGGCTTTGACGTGCATGAGTTTGAAAAGGGGCGTCCGCTTGTGCTTTGTGGCGAAAAGATCGACTATGAGTTTGGGCTAAAGGCTCACAGCGACGGCGATGTGGCACTTCATGCGCTAACAGACGCTATCTTGGGAGCTGCTGGGCTTGGCGACATAGGCGAACTATTTCCTGATACGGACGATAAATTTAAAGATATTAGCTCTATTTATCTGCTACAAGAAGCCTACAAAAGGGTGCAAAGCGTGGGCTTTGTGCTAACAAACGCTGATATCACGATAATGGCGCAAAAGCCAAAAATCTCAAGGCTAAAATCAAAAATGGAGGCAAACATCGCTCAGGCTCTAAATTTAAGCCAGAGCCGCATAAATGTAAAGGCGACAACAACTGAAGGGCTTGGCTTTGTCGGCAGATGCGAGGGGATCGCTGTCATGGCAAGTGCTAGCCTTAAATTTTACAACTGGACACAAATATGA
- a CDS encoding response regulator has protein sequence MKILIVENEIYLAGSMASKLADFGYDCEIAKSVKEALKFENFDVVLLSTTLPGQDFYPVIEKFKSSIIILLIAYINSDTVIKPIQAGAVDYIQKPFMIEELVRKIRHFEEFRGFKNEIKNYENYINFALKDYEIPCFEAKKIKFPLLLKSSKNGYSDKFIFNYVKANKTPFLFLGKACFSELEKALVQSGDELIYITNLEELKDDEKEKILELCKKKKVAIQTSDFAQSAPFEELELSVRDKNFDIGEIVTIDEYIKYIIINYQDKFPDTELSKKLGISRKSLWEKRKKYDVSKKK, from the coding sequence ATGAAAATTTTAATAGTAGAAAACGAAATTTACCTAGCTGGCTCGATGGCTAGCAAGCTAGCTGACTTTGGCTACGACTGCGAGATCGCAAAGAGCGTAAAAGAGGCTTTGAAATTTGAAAATTTTGACGTAGTGTTACTTTCTACCACACTCCCTGGGCAGGACTTCTACCCAGTCATAGAGAAATTTAAAAGCTCTATCATCATCTTACTCATCGCCTATATCAACAGCGACACCGTGATAAAGCCGATACAAGCGGGCGCGGTTGATTACATACAAAAGCCATTTATGATAGAAGAGCTTGTTAGAAAGATAAGGCATTTTGAAGAGTTTAGAGGCTTTAAAAACGAGATCAAAAACTACGAAAACTATATAAATTTCGCCCTAAAAGACTATGAAATACCTTGTTTTGAAGCTAAAAAGATCAAATTTCCACTTCTTTTAAAATCAAGCAAAAATGGCTACAGCGATAAATTTATCTTTAACTATGTAAAGGCAAACAAAACGCCATTTTTGTTTTTAGGTAAAGCCTGTTTTAGCGAGCTTGAAAAAGCACTTGTTCAAAGTGGCGACGAGCTAATATACATCACAAATCTTGAAGAGCTAAAAGATGATGAAAAAGAGAAAATTTTAGAGCTTTGCAAAAAGAAAAAAGTGGCTATACAAACTAGCGATTTTGCGCAAAGTGCGCCATTTGAGGAGCTTGAACTCTCCGTCCGAGATAAAAACTTTGACATCGGCGAGATCGTCACGATCGATGAATATATAAAATATATCATCATTAATTATCAAGATAAATTCCCCGACACTGAGCTTAGCAAAAAGCTTGGAATTTCTAGAAAATCACTTTGGGAAAAGAGAAAGAAATATGACGTCAGCAAGAAAAAATAG
- a CDS encoding Mrp/NBP35 family ATP-binding protein — MLNKEEVLNRLKGVIYPGFEKDIVSFGFVKNVEIGEKILIEVEIVSSSPEVANELKTDIKRVMGSNEYVLNLIQPKIPEEKSNTQSGKNIAPQVKNFVMVSSGKGGVGKSTTTLNLAISMAKLGKKVGILDADIYGPNIPRMLGEVNTQPQVVGNKLKPILSHGVEMMSMGVLMEEGMSLIWRGSMIMKAIEQLLRDVLWSELDVLFLDMPPGTGDAQLTLAQSVPVTAGVCVTTPQVVALDDSKRALDMFEKLHIPIAGVIENMSGFICPDNGKEYDIFGKGTTEEVAKAYNTQILAEIPIEPAVRVGGDNGKPVSFYEPNSVTAKRYESAAARLWEIIENINNGGGADNSAIQPVNDGKSACSK, encoded by the coding sequence ATGTTAAATAAAGAAGAGGTCTTAAATAGACTAAAAGGCGTCATATATCCGGGGTTTGAAAAGGATATAGTTAGCTTTGGCTTTGTAAAAAATGTGGAGATCGGCGAGAAAATTTTAATCGAAGTCGAGATCGTTAGCTCAAGCCCAGAGGTGGCAAACGAGCTAAAAACAGACATCAAACGTGTCATGGGCTCAAATGAGTACGTGCTAAATTTGATCCAGCCAAAGATACCTGAGGAGAAAAGTAATACTCAAAGTGGCAAAAATATCGCGCCACAAGTTAAAAATTTCGTAATGGTAAGCTCTGGAAAAGGCGGCGTTGGTAAATCAACCACAACGCTAAATTTAGCCATCTCAATGGCAAAACTAGGCAAAAAAGTGGGCATCTTAGACGCTGACATCTACGGACCAAATATCCCAAGGATGCTTGGCGAAGTAAATACTCAGCCACAAGTCGTTGGCAACAAGCTAAAACCGATACTTAGCCATGGTGTGGAGATGATGAGTATGGGTGTTTTGATGGAGGAGGGCATGAGCCTTATCTGGCGTGGCTCGATGATCATGAAAGCGATCGAGCAGCTGCTAAGAGACGTGCTTTGGAGCGAGCTTGATGTATTGTTTCTCGATATGCCTCCAGGAACGGGCGATGCGCAGCTAACTCTAGCTCAAAGCGTGCCAGTAACGGCAGGTGTCTGCGTCACAACGCCTCAAGTTGTAGCGCTTGACGATAGCAAGCGTGCGCTTGATATGTTTGAGAAGCTTCACATCCCAATCGCTGGCGTCATCGAAAATATGAGCGGTTTTATCTGCCCAGATAACGGCAAAGAGTATGACATCTTTGGCAAAGGCACGACTGAAGAGGTAGCAAAGGCTTACAACACTCAAATTTTAGCTGAAATTCCTATCGAGCCAGCTGTTAGAGTGGGTGGCGATAATGGCAAGCCAGTTAGCTTTTACGAGCCAAACTCAGTCACTGCAAAACGCTATGAGAGCGCAGCTGCAAGGCTTTGGGAGATAATAGAAAACATAAATAACGGCGGCGGGGCTGATAACTCAGCGATCCAGCCAGTAAATGACGGCAAGAGTGCTTGCTCGAAGTAA
- the thiC gene encoding phosphomethylpyrimidine synthase ThiC has translation MRDKTQMYYARRGELTKQMSYVAKVEGIGENLVMDEVAKGSIIIPANVNHINLKPMGIGRKLKTKVNANIGNSSLSSDICAELRKLEICLEFGADTVMDLSTDGDLDAIRSAIIEHSSVPVGTVPMYEILKEAKEVTNITNELILSVLEKQARQGVSYFTIHAGFLREFLPLVKKRKMGIVSRGGSLSASYMSKLNRQNPFYEIFDQILEICAKYDVSLSLGDGLRPGCLYDATDEAQLSELKVLGELTLRAWQKDVQVMIEGPGHVPLSQIEYNMKIEQELCHDAPFYVLGPLVSDIGAGYDHITSAIGGTMAAFHGASMLCYVTQKEHLGLPNENDVREGIVAHKIAAHAADVALGKAGAIEKDHVMSDARYAFDWNKQFELSFDPKKARELHDESLPEDAFKSAHFCSMCGPKFCAYKISKDLEKGEKC, from the coding sequence ATGAGAGATAAGACGCAGATGTACTATGCTAGGCGTGGTGAGCTCACAAAGCAGATGAGCTATGTGGCAAAGGTCGAGGGGATAGGCGAAAATTTAGTGATGGATGAGGTGGCAAAAGGCAGCATCATCATCCCAGCAAATGTAAATCACATAAATTTAAAGCCAATGGGTATAGGAAGAAAGCTAAAGACAAAGGTCAATGCAAATATCGGCAACTCAAGCCTAAGTAGCGACATTTGCGCTGAGCTTAGAAAGCTTGAAATTTGCCTAGAATTTGGCGCTGATACGGTTATGGATCTAAGCACGGACGGCGATTTAGACGCTATTAGAAGTGCGATCATTGAGCACTCAAGCGTGCCAGTTGGCACAGTGCCGATGTATGAAATTTTAAAAGAGGCAAAAGAGGTTACAAATATCACAAATGAGCTAATTTTAAGCGTGCTAGAGAAACAAGCAAGGCAAGGGGTTAGTTACTTTACGATACACGCTGGCTTTTTGCGTGAGTTTTTGCCACTTGTTAAAAAGCGTAAAATGGGCATAGTTAGCCGTGGCGGCAGCCTGAGCGCTAGCTATATGTCAAAGCTAAATAGGCAAAATCCATTTTATGAGATTTTTGATCAAATTTTAGAAATTTGCGCAAAATATGACGTCTCGCTCTCGCTTGGCGACGGACTTCGCCCAGGTTGCCTTTACGACGCGACAGATGAGGCACAGCTTAGCGAGCTAAAGGTGCTTGGAGAGCTTACGCTTAGGGCGTGGCAAAAAGATGTGCAAGTGATGATAGAAGGCCCTGGTCATGTGCCATTAAGTCAAATTGAGTATAATATGAAAATCGAACAAGAGCTCTGCCATGACGCCCCATTTTACGTACTTGGACCGCTAGTTAGCGATATCGGCGCGGGGTATGATCATATCACTTCAGCGATAGGTGGTACGATGGCAGCATTTCACGGCGCTAGCATGCTTTGCTACGTGACGCAAAAAGAGCACCTAGGACTACCAAATGAAAATGACGTAAGAGAGGGCATCGTAGCTCACAAGATAGCAGCTCATGCCGCAGACGTCGCGCTTGGTAAGGCAGGAGCTATCGAAAAAGACCATGTGATGAGTGACGCTAGATATGCGTTTGACTGGAACAAGCAGTTTGAGCTTAGCTTTGATCCAAAAAAGGCTAGAGAGCTTCACGATGAGAGCTTGCCAGAAGATGCGTTTAAGAGCGCTCATTTTTGTTCGATGTGCGGACCAAAATTTTGTGCATATAAAATTTCAAAAGATCTAGAAAAAGGAGAAAAATGTTAA
- a CDS encoding ACT domain-containing protein — protein MKAIVTVVGKDRVGIVAGVSAKLSELGLNIDDISQTILSDFFTMMAVVSSDENKDFTALRAELDKLGESLKVKINIQSSAIFDAMHKI, from the coding sequence ATGAAAGCGATCGTAACCGTAGTCGGAAAAGATAGAGTTGGCATCGTTGCTGGCGTCTCAGCAAAGCTTAGCGAGCTAGGTCTAAACATAGATGATATAAGTCAGACTATTTTGAGCGACTTTTTCACGATGATGGCGGTGGTTTCAAGCGATGAAAATAAGGACTTTACAGCCTTAAGAGCGGAGCTAGATAAGCTTGGAGAGAGCCTAAAAGTAAAGATAAATATCCAAAGCTCAGCCATTTTTGATGCTATGCACAAAATTTAA